One genomic region from Colletotrichum lupini chromosome 7, complete sequence encodes:
- a CDS encoding transcription initiation factor TFIID subunit 1, whose product MSLSSDEEEELLFDNQSFASESSDDDEELPAPRPLHHNLNYFAPPFYGRPPTPLPPSPSLTSLLRPSRPTTPDASDDDFEPVPRASPQVPTYEYYGFVLYLFSTLTFLVYLLWSYLPSPFLHALGIYYYPNRWWSLAIPAFLTMLGVYIYIALAAYNTEILTLPLSSIETVVDDASKIGVIDSKGRLRDDPKKRSRNKRDHRLPGGGYDWKKIWNEGTDAVMDIPLAGACEVLYGEGRDFDQNENEIPIAREIRSPIIFQNAKTSLLALHLPPTTAPNSDQTRPSIDRSIATTHPTALEPSQLLRWIPTDIYGGDEVSALVLDPGYCSTRAGFAGEDVPKSVFPSFYGRVGSSDTPTTVFGDECLIPRADLEVRNYMTRDSVVEDWDVANKLWEHMLITRLQPGRPTHPSKNGLNDDPKEEVEGGEANGDADVAMEDVESQEKALQENPLLMTEAPWNSAKSREKAIEIIMENWGCPAFWLSRTPVLAAFAAGKASALVIDVGGSNTSVTAIHDGMVLKRSIQKSPVGGLWLSSQIRSLWETSEPKIEPVPTYMVESKTPVDAGAPAQFKERKFDFSITDSFRAYEDDRLLTEFKESVVETWRGPGKYAVPQNEEFAKTQPGRVFEFPNGANQMWREQRYKVSEGMWDETAAFPTTNEEFRLNKSQTIPELIRAALNAVDVDLRPNLLGNIVVTGSTSLLNGFNDRLNNELTAMYPGLKIKIHAAGLSSERRFGAWIGGSILASLGTFHQMWISRKEYEENGVSIVEKRCKGRRWASKDYLAIRPPWKDAICTRMQSVPSSEIHRFISTLQRFGNMRIRMSGWSRLQFFACNDRSGSILSQPLVIKVGVDNGQNESGEMRFRKAIDVEMDVLKGQKGGSLSKVSLFAMDLDTLNKDKLRCLDWYLRHRRLLQLEDEVGIPQETVFALSSRAPQYLLVQTFSFPLPTSTKSTYRGDQLLTISHNLSPHPPSSNAITNTESTLGHIVTHKQTFLTSLYRYIDICFGTPAEIAPESPKFLRLYVNFPSCFPRADRRVAPSTSRAPNERTLTPTHRKTPREACIDNMGADTPKSPPRSEEAQKAQDAQDEEQIERTLATLQNGGELGITIDDTPFDQSGKADDAQDFEDISDDDLPDEEEGEGNVATSMSVPGLTDDGGTSNDTDDLFGDGPSSPIEVPGPPSPAPHVHDPDDADPSQYRDINFDPEPGYEAANQDPEIPAPAETAEDLVKQAWPTWEKGVILKWNELLPPKKARWIEKKPTKKPKTLIFSKLTLDLAADQEKLFRIPGPATVTRKQRRIDDESRGLMSCAPQESSDEAEAEEFNLEQESDSEAVAGFTLQDIEMVCDDWSIRIEQAEQDFRDQQAKEAAAEAAAAASVKRAHDDAFDFDWEAEFMEDEEPKPPPKKKTRPPPPKGLPEIPRFTAPSFDSFEDVTKRASKRVILDLNDPYLLLEEAESQRGPKRQRVEQKMTRMANGHLRPDLSSRFNMSNDDAYEALKENHQHKVRATLGNLAVEHSMPALKLAWPFYKVKLDIRRDGFHRPHFKFGKHERQTIRFSKLGFHKRKTMKGKAHEVFKTTKDLGITDNSTAVLFEYCERTPPVLSNFGMGNRVINYYRKKKVDDEETPPKMEIGESHVLLPEDRSPFAIFGEVEVGQTMPTLHNQMYRAPIFKHKPRSTDFLCVRSSTGVDGANWYLHKIDHLYVVGQTFPSVEVPGPHSRKVTNASKNRIKMISYRMMRRNEHHLVNLSEVTKHIAESTDAQNRQKLKEFLSYAKVEKGLWGLRNGETLMDENSIRAMIKPEDVCLIDGMQLGMQMLEDAGFDPNNVNLEDEGEEVAEDEDDDRTGAGTAKGSKKAAEKNEEKLADKMAPWKTSKAFIDACAGKAMLKLHGQGDPTGHGLGFSFIRTSMKGGYIETVQKGGSHTTAADAMAAHPDAQRKANNGHAYNVKEQEAMYRKGIREIWDKQKDSLEDSTQKDDDLVVPLPPDEDDRFNPQRAQTPAHADEGMSQITGLTTSTSRNQRKKLKITREVLNDQGAVEQKVIILEDPVIIDRYIKRKKELELEDFKYELPPRYPPPDPISGLLFNLHALPAHVISCLVSTKDDRLVSLMTTAVVWLSRHYPSVDAEHLIDHLAGLIRSLNGSTETSSDASDESNKKDSTVPRVDSTQGPPKQTALPPVQPESVPIVDKSDTSRQTRSIAPFAFPLPPRPSSDLRSMFRRGGNNRWVLKRELLLRARQRTSAPPKQKSGGIQKHRIRDRSKEKANRRASSKGQPKQPQKPRAKKFKYNKYTSKPYWHNSSMSTRVI is encoded by the exons ATGTCTCTATCCTcagacgaagaagaagagctcctCTTCGACAACCAATCCTTCGCCTCCGAGTccagcgacgacgacgaagagcTACCGGCCCCGCGACCCCTGCATCACAACTTAAACTACTTTGCGCCCCCCTTCTACGGTCGCCCGCCAACCCCTCTACCTCCTTCGCCGTCACTGACGTCGCTCCTCCGCCCATCGCGACCGACGACCCCCGATGCCTCGGACGACGACTTTGAGCCCGTGCCGCGCGCGTCGCCGCAGGTGCCGACCTACGAATACTACGGCTTCGTCCTGTACCTATTCTCGACGCTGACCTTCCTCGTCTACCTGCTCTGGTCCTACCTGCCCTCGCCGTTCCTCCACGCGCTGGGCATTTACTACTATCCGAACCGCTGGTGGTCGCTCGCGATCCCGGCTTTCCTCACGATGCTGGGGGTCTATATTTACATCGCGCTCGCGGCGTACAATACGGAGATTCTGACGCTGCCGCTGAGCTCCATTGAGACGGTGGTGGATGATGCCTCTAAGATTGGGGTCATTGACAGCAAGGGGCGGCTGAGAGACGACCCGAAGAAGAGGTCTAGGAATAAGAGAGATCATAGGCTGCCCGGGGGAGGATACGACTGGAAGAAGATATGGAACGAGGGGACGGATGCTGTTATGGACATACCGTTGGCCGGCGCGTGTGAAGTTCTCTACGGAGAAGGCCGAGATTTCGA TCAAAACGAAAATGAGATACCCATTGCGCGCGAGATTCGTAGTCCAATCATATTCCAAAATGCCAAA ACATCCCTGCTCG CCTTGCACCTTCCTCCAACCACCGCGCCAAATTCTGACCAGACGCGACCTTCAATCGACCGAAGCATCGCAACAACCCACCCCACCGCCCTCGAACCATCTCAATTACTTCGGTGGATT CCGACCGACATCTACGGAGGAG ATGAGGTCTCCGCCCTGGTCCTCGACCCAGGCTACTGCAGCACCCGCGCCGGATTCGCTGGCGAAGATGTCCCCAAGTCCGTCTTCCCGTCCTTCTACGGCCGCGTTGGCTCCTCCGATACCCCGACGACCGTCTTCGGCGACGAGTGCCTGATCCCCCGGGCTGACCTTGAGGTCCGCAACTACATGACGCGCGACAGTGTTGTCGAGGACTGGGATGTCGCCAACAAGCTTTGGGAGCACATGCTCATCACACGCCTCCAGCCCGGACGCCCGACTCACCCGTCCAAGAACGGCCTGAATGATGACCCCAAGGAGGAAGTCGAGGGAGGTGAGGCCAACGGCGACGCCGACGTGGCCATGGAGGACGTGGAGTCGCAAGAGAAGGCCCTGCAAGAGAACCCGCTCCTGATGACGGAGGCGCCGTGGAACTCTGCAAAGTCTAGAGAGAAGGCCATTGAAATTATCATGGAGAACTGGGGCTGTCCTGCGTTTTGGCTCAGCAGAACGCCCGTTCTGGCTGCTTTTGCCGCTGGCAAGGCGAGCGCCCTGGTCATTGACGTCGGCGGTTCCAACACTTCGGTTACAGCTATTCACGACGGCATGGTCCTGAAGCGATCCATCCAGAAGTCTCCCGTTGGTGGCCTGTGGCTGTCGTCCCAGATTCGCAGCCTGTGGGAGACCTCAGAGCCCAAGATCGAGCCCGTTCCTACATACATGGTCGAGAGTAAGACCCCCGTCGATGCAGGCGCTCCTGCTCAGTTCAAGGAACGCAAGTTCGACTTCTCCATCACCGACTCATTCCGCGCCTACGAGGACGACCGTCTCCTTACGGAATTCAAGGAGTCAGTGGTCGAGACCTGGCGCGGACCCGGCAAGTACGCCGTGCCGCAAAACGAGGAGTTCGCTAAGACGCAACCCGGCCGCGTGTTTGAGTTCCCCAACGGCGCGAATCAGATGTGGCGCGAGCAGCGGTACAAGGTCTCCGAGGGCATGTGGGACGAGACCGCGGCGTTCCCGACCACCAACGAGGAGTTCCGCCTGAACAAGTCGCAGACGATCCCCGAGCTCATCCGCGCCGCCCTGAACGCTGTCGACGTCGACCTGCGTCCCAACCTCCTCGGCAACATTGTTGTCACTGGCAGCACCAGCTTGCTCAACGGCTTCAACGACCGTCTGAACAATGAGCTTACGGCCATGTACCCCGGCCTCAAGATCAAGATCCATGCTGCCGGTCTCTCCAGCGAGCGTCGCTTCGGCGCCTGGATCGGCGGCAGCATCCTAGCTAGCTTGGGTACCTTCCACCAGATGTGGATCTCGCGCAAGGAGTACGAGGAGAACGGTGTCAGCATCGTGGAGAAGCGTTGCAA AGGCAGACGGTGGGCGTCAAAAGACTACCTCGCAATAAGACCGCCTTGGAAGGATGCTATCTGTACGCGTATGCAATCTGTTCCTTCATCGGAGATACATAGATT CATTTCTACTCTGCAGCGATTTGGAAATATGCGTATTCGAATGTCGGGATGGAGTCGCTTACAGTTCTTCGCGTGTA ATGATCGGAGCGGGTCGATCCTCAGCCAGCCACTCGTAATCAAGGTTGGAGTCGACAATGGACAA AACGAGTCTGGGGAAATGCGATTCAGAAAAGCGATTGATGTGGAGATGGATGTCTTGAAAGGCCAGAAGGGTGGCAGCTTGTCAAAAGTTTCCTTGTTTGCCATGGATCTGGATACTCTGAACAAGGACAAGTTACGATGCCTTGATTGGTATCTCAGGCATAGGAGATTACTACAACTCGAAGATGAAGTAGGCAT ACCTCAAGAGACGGTTTTTGCTCTTTCCTCCCGT GCACCTCAGTACCTACTTGTGCAAACCTTTTCCTTTCCGCTTCCAACTTCTACAAAGTCGACTTACCGCGGTGACCAGCTTCTTACCATCTCACACAACTTATCTCCACATCCACCATCATCAAATGCCATTACGAACACAGAAAGCACGCTTGGCCATATTGTCACCCACAAGCAGACTTTTTTGACTTCACTTTACCGATATATCGATATTTGCTTTG GCACCCCTGCAGAAATCGCACCTGAGTCACCCAAATTTCTGCGGCTCTACGTGAACTTTCCCTCCTGCTTCCCCAGAGCCGACCGACGCGTCGCCCCATCGACTTCACGAGCTCCGAACGAACGAACGCTGACCCCGACGCATCGGAAGACACCACGCGAGGCATG CATCGACAACATGGGCGCCGACACTCCCAAATCCCCTCCTCGCAGTGAGGAAGCGCAGAAGGCGCAGGATGCTCAGGACGAAGAGCAAATCGAGCGGACTCTCGCGACACTCCAGAATGGCGGAGAGCTGGGCATCACTATTGATGATACCCCTTTCGACCAGTCTGGAAAGGCCGACGATGCCCAAGACTTCGAGGATATTAGCGACGACGATCTTCCGGACGAGGAGGAAGGCGAAGGCAACGTTGCCACTTCCATGTCCGTTCCAGGTCTGACAGATGACGGAGGTACAAGCAACGACACCGACGACTTGTTTGGCGATGGTCCGTCTTCTCCGATCGAAGTCCCTGGTCCGCCGTCACCAGCCCCTCACGTTCACGATCCCGACGACGCCGATCCATCACAATACCGCGACATTAACTTCGATCCTGAACCTGGCTACGAAGCTGCCAACCAAGATCCCGAGATTCCTGCTCCAGCTGAGACTGCTGAAGATTTGGTCAAGCAGGCCTGGCCGACCTGGGAGAAGGGTGTTATTCTGAAATGGAACGAACTCTTGCCTCCCAAGAAGGCCCGGTGGATCGAGAAGAAGCCCACCAAGAAGCCAAAGACCCTTATCTTCTCCAAGCTCACCCTGGATCTTGCCGCCGACCAAGAGAAGCTTTTCCGCATCCCCGGACCCGCGACTGTGACTCGTAAGCAGAGACGCATCGACGACGAGTCTAGAGGACTCATGTCTTGCGCTCCGCAAGAGTCTTCAGACGAAGCTGAAGCTGAAGAATTTAATCTCGAGCAAGAATCCGATTCGGAAGCAGTGGCGGGTTTTACGCTCCAAGACATTGAGATGGTGTGCGATGACTGGTCCATCCGTATTGAGCAGGCTGAGCAAGACTTCCGCGATCAACAAGCAAAAGAGGCTGCAGCTGAGGCAGCCGCCGCGGCTTCCGTCAAGCGTGCCCATGATGACGCTTTTGATTTCGACTGGGAGGCTGAGTTCATGGAAGATGAAGAGCCAAAGCCGCCACCAAAGAAGAAGACGCGTCCGCCACCGCCAAAGGGCTTGCCAGAAATTCCTCGATTCACCGCACCATCATTCGACTCCTTTGAGGATGTGACCAAGCGCGCCTCCAAACGTGTCATTCTCGATTTGAACGACCCATATCTTCTCCTAGAAGAAGCCGAATCGCAGCGTGGCCCCAAGCGTCAACGTGTGGAGCAGAAGATGACGCGCATGGCGAACGGTCACCTGAGACCTGATTTATCTTCTCGTTTCAACATGTCCAACGACGATGCGTACGAGGCGCTCAAGGAGAACCATCAACACAAGGTCAGAGCAACTCTGGGGAATCTTGCCGTCGAGCACAGTATGCCCGCGCTTAAACTGGCATGGCCGTTCTACAAGGTCAAGCTGGACATTCGACGAGATGGATTCCACCGGCCTCATTTCAAGTTTGGCAAGCATGAGCGTCAGACGATCAGGTTCAGCAAATTGGGCTTCCATAAGCGCAAGACTATGAAGGGAAAGGCTCATGAGGTCTTCAAAACCACCAAGGACTTGGGCATAACGGACAACTCGACGGCTGTACTCTTTGAGTACTGTGAGAGAACGCCACCCGTTCTTTCCAACTTTGGCATGGGAAACCGTGTCATTAACTACTACCGCAAAAAGAAGGTCGATGACGAAGAGACGCCACCAAAGATGGAGATTGGTGAGTCTCACGTCCTCTTGCCCGAAGACAGATCCCCTTTCGCCATCTTTGGCGAGGTCGAAGTGGGACAAACCATGCCTACTTTGCACAACCAAATGTACCGGGCGCCCATCTTCAAGCATAAGCCGCGGTCTACAGACTTCCTCTGTGTTCGCAGCTCAACGGGCGTCGACGGAGCCAACTGGTACCTGCACAAGATTGATCATCTTTACGTGGTTGGCCAGACTTTTCCTAGTGTTGAGGTCCCCGGCCCTCATTCTCGAAAAGTCACGAATGCTTCGAAGAACAGAATCAAGATGATTTCGTACCGCATGATGAGGAGGAACGAGCACCATTTGGTAAACCTATCAGAGGTGACGAAACATATTGCCGAGTCTACGGACGCTCAAAACCGGCAAAAGCTCAAGGAGTTCCTATCCTACGCCAAGGTTGAGAAAGGACTCTGGGGCCTTAGGAACGGCGAGACTCTCATGGATGAGAACTCAATACGAGCGATGATCAAGCCTGAAGACGTCTGCCTGATTGATGGTATGCAGTTGGGTATGCAGATGCTGGAAGACGCTGGTTTCGACCCTAACAACGTCAACCTGGAGGACGAAGGCGAAGAGGTTGCCGAGGATGAGGACGACGATCGCACGGGTGCAGGCACTGCCAAGGGTAGTAAGAAGGCTGCCGAGAAGAACGAAGAAAAACTAGCAGACAAGATGGCGCCGTGGAAAACCAGCAAGGCTTTCATCGACGCATGTGCTGGCAAGGCTATGCTCAAGCTTCACGGACAAGGAGACCCGACTGGCCATGGCCTTGGATTCAGTTTCATCAGAACTTCCATGAAGGGCGGCTACATCGAGACTGTCCAGAAAGGTGGATCCCATACCACTGCAGCTGACGCCATGGCAGCACACCCTGACGCACAACGGAAGGCGAACAACGGCCACGCTTACAACGTCAAGGAGCAAGAAGCCATGTACAGAAAAGGCATTCGTGAAATTTGGGACAAGCAAAAAGACAGTCTGGAGGATAGCACACAAAAGGACGATGACCTCGTGGTGCCTCTGCCACCAGACGAAGATGACCGGTTCAACCCCCAGCGAGCCCAGACTCCTGCCCATGCCGACGAAGGGATGAGTCAAATTACCGGCCTGACGACATCGACTAGCCGGAATCAGCGAAAGAAACTCAAGATTACCCGAGAAGTTCTCAATGATCAAGGTGCTGTCGAGCAAAAGGTCATCATTCTCGAAGACCCTGTGATTATAGACCGTTATATCAAGAGAAAGAAGGAGTTGGAGTTGGAGGATTTCAAGTACGAACTCCCACCGCGTTACCCCCCTCCCGATCCTATTTCAGGTCTATTATTCAACCTTCATGCGCTCCCCGCTCACGTAATCTCGTGTTTAGTATCTACGAAGGACGACCGACTGGTGTCGCTGATGACGACCGCCGTCGTCTGGTTGAGTAGGCATTATCCTTCCGTAGATGCTGAACACTTGATTGACCACCTAGCAGGATTGATAAGGAGCTTGAACGGCTCAACCGAAACAAGCAGCGACGCATCGGACGAGAGCAACAAAAAGGACTCCACCGTTCCAAGAGTGGACTCGACGCAGGGTCCCCCGAAGCAGACCGCGCTGCCACCGGTACAACCCGAAAGTGTGCCAATTGTGGACAAGTCGGACACATCAAGACAAACAAGAAGTATTGCTCCCTTTGCTTTTCCTCTACCTCCCCGTCCCAGTTCAGATCTCCGGAGCATGTTCAGACGTGGGGGAAACAATCGCTGGGTTCTCAAGCGGGAGCTCCTGTTGAGGGCACGCCAGCGAACATCAGCCCCGCCAAAGCAAAAAAGCGGCGGGATTCAAAAGCACAGGATACGCGACCGCTCAAAAGAAAAGGCCAATAGGCGGGCATCGTCCAAGGGACAGCCAAAACAGCCCCAAAAGCCAAGGGCAAAGAAGTTCAAGTACAACAAGTACACATCCAAGCCCTACTGGCACAACAGCAGTATGAGCACTAGGGTCATATAA